The Christiangramia flava JLT2011 region ATTGATTGAACCCCAATACTGCCAACGGTCTGGAAAGAATAGAATGCCAGGCTCAATAGCAATAATGCGAGTGCAGGCCCGGTTGTCTTAAGGAGTACGCCAAACAGCGCTTTATAATTTTCTCTTAGAAATTTAAACGTGGCGCTAAGAATTTCTCCCAGTTCCCGTTCTTTTTTAAACCTGATAGGTTCTTTGGTCATTTTCGGTTCTTTTATGTAAATAAATCGGGTAATAAACGTAATAAAAAAGTATCAGCATTAACGAACTGCTGATGATTAATATCGCGAGCCAGTCTGGCATCGAGGTCATTCTGGTTACAAAGCCTTCCAGGAAACCTGCTACGATAAAAAATGGGATGGTGCTCATGACGATTTTGAGTCCGTCTTTAATGGCCATCATAAACGATTTTAACCGGGAATAGGTACCTGGGAAAAGTATTCCGCGGCCCACGACGAGACCAGCACAGCCGGCGATGATGATGACAGAAATTTCGATAGTTCCGTGAATCCAGATCGTTCTGGCAGATTCCCAAAGCAAACCTTTATCGTAAAAGAAATACTGAAAACTGCCAAGCATCACGGCATTTTGCATCAGTAAATAAACGCTGCCAAGCCCTGCCAGTACGCCAAAGGAAAAGGTCGTTAAAGCGACCCTGATATTGTTGATTGTGATTCCCAGGAACATATCAGTTTGCGCGGCCTGTTTATAGACAGCCATAGGATCCTGGTTGGCAATATTTTCCAAAGTCATGTTCACATATGCATCGCCAAGGATCGAACGAACGAAAGCTCCGTTGGTGGCGGCGCTGTATGCACCAATAAGGGTAAACAGGGCAAAAATGGCAAAACTCAGCCATAACTGGTGGCGAAAGCGGTAAAAATGAAGTGGAAACTCTTTGGTGTAAAATTTTACGAACCTATTTCCAGATTCTTTTTTGTTCTTATAGATCTTTTGGTGCGCTGCGGAAGCAAGACCGTTCAGGTAAGCAACGGTATTACTGCCAGAATAATAGGTTTTAGCGTAACTCAGGTCGTCGCTCAATTCAATATAGATCCCTGAAAGTTCTTCCGGAGCAATGCGATTTTTATTCTGAAGGATGCTTTCATACTTCCCCCATTTATCCTTATTTTGCCTCACAAAAGCCGCTTCGCGCATTGTTTTTTGATTAATACTCAAAGAAACATATTTCATGGATAACTTTCAAATCGAGACTGCTCAAAATATCAGTATCGAACAAAACATTGCCGGGATAGGGGAACGCATCCTCGCATTCATCGTAGACGCCACTATTATTGCGGCCTATTTTATCATTGCTATGGTTGTAATGGGGGCGGTTGGCGAAAGTTCCACCATGATCATGTACATGGTACTGGGTTTACCGGCTTTACTGTATTTCATCCTTTGGGAAAGTTTATGGAATGGAAAAACACCTGGCAAAGCCTTACTCCAGATTCAGGTTGTTCGAAAGGATGGGAGCAGGCCTTCCTTTTCCAATTATCTCGTGCGCTGGTTGCTTAGGATTATTGATATCAGCCTGAGCAGTGGAGCAGTGGCGGTGGTGTGTATTCTCTTCAACGGAAAAGGGCAGCGACTTGGCGATATTGCGGCCGGAACCACGGTGATCAATCTGCGTAGGAAGTATAGTATTTCCAGTACTCTGATGACTGAAGTCAGTAAGAATTATGTTCCGAAATATCCTCAGGTTACCGTGTTGAGCGATAAGGATATTCAGGAAGTGAAAGCTCTCTATACTCGTGCCCGTAGCCGCAACGAACACCATATAATTCTGAATTTAAGCGACAGGCTGGCTGAAGTTCTCGATGTTCGTTTTGAAGAACGCCCAATGGAATTCGTGAAACGGGTGATCGACGATTACAATTATTACACGCAGCAATGATCCTAGTCTAAAATCTCGATATCCATATGAATGTCCCGAATTGGCCATTCTGATTCTCCTGTTTTAACCTGGCTGATCTTCTCGGCCACATCCATTCCGGAAACTACGCGTCCCAGCACAGTATGCTCATCATTGAGGTGAGGCGTTCCGTTTTTGGCCATTACAATAAAGAATTCAAATGGAGATGAAGCCTTACTGATGTTTTGTTCAGCATATTTCGCCATGGAGAAGGCTCCATAAGAGTGGGTATGCCCTGGTTCCAGCTCGTTCGGGATGAGATAGTCTCCTACCTGTCCGCGCATGGTAGCAGTCGACTGGCTGTCTGAATTCCCACCCTGTATCACAAATCCGGGAGCTACTCGGTGAAATACTGTATCGTCAAAATAGCCATTTTTGACCAGCATGATAAAATTGGCCCGGTGAAGGGGGGTGTCCCGGTAAAGCTGAACGTCTATATTTCCATATTCGGTTTTGATCCTGATTCGGGTTTCCGGGTTTTCTTTACCATATTTTGTAAGAGTTGGAATCAGCTCTTCCTGAGCGATCGGGAACATGGGGTTTTTTTCAATTTTGGTCACTTCATGTTCCTCTTTTAACTCTGCTTTTCGAGCTTTGAAAAGACTGTCCCGGTAGTGCTGAATTGAATCCTGTTTTCGCTGCTCAGCCCGTTCTTTTGCGGTAAGTTCAGGCTCTTTTTTTGAAGAAGATTCCTTATCTTCACAGCTTGCGAAAATGAAAAGAAGCATAAAAACGATTAGGTAGCGATTTATAAGCATGAGGTTTGAAGATTTTAAGAATGCAGTTCCAAAATTAAAAAAAATGCCACTTCCGGGAGAACAAGCCCAACTAAAACTGGCTCCCATGATGCGGATTGAGGAACTGAAGTCTATAGATATTGCCAGAAGAAACCCGAATGAAGCCGCAGTTATGGCGGTTTTTTATCCGGATGCCGGGGAAACGAACTTTGTATTGATTCTTCGGAAAACCTATAAAGGCGTGCATTACAACCAAGTAGGATTTCCCGGCGGGAGGGTGGAAGCAGAAGACCAGGACCTTTCCCATACGGCCCTGAGAGAAACTGAAGAAGAGGTTGGCATCCCGAGACATCAGATCCAGGTGCTTCGCGCCTTAACCAGGTTGTACATCCCGCCTTCCAATTTTTGGGTATATCCGTTCCTTGGGATAATGGAAGAAAAACCGGCACTGGTTCCGCAGGAAACAGAAGTGGAGGAGATCCTTGAGGTGCGCCTTGCCGATTTTTTAAGTGATGCGACTCTGGTGGAACAGCGATTAACCACGTCCTACGCAACCAATATTAATGTTCCTGCTTACAAACTGAACGAACAGATCGTTTGGGGGGCGACTGGAATGATGCTGAGTGAAATTCGAGAAATGTTAAGGAAAGTTTAAAATTTAAACAAATTCATATATTTGCCGACTTGTATAGGTAGGGTATAAACAAGCAGAAAAATGGGATTATTCAAAAAGAATCCTTTTGGTCATTATTTAATCTTAAAAAAGTGGTTGATCCGGGTTTTCGGAGTGCTGACTCACCGGCGCTATCGCGGATTCAACGAACTGCAAATTGAAGGTTCAGAAATCATAAAAAATCTTCCTGCAACCAATGTTTTATTTGTCTCGAACCATCAAACCTATTTCGCCGATGTCACGGCCATGTTCCACGTTTTCAACGCCAGTTTGAGCGGACGAGTGGATAGCATTAAAAACATTGGCTACATCTGGCAACCTAAAATGAATATTTATTACGTTGCGGCAAAGGAGACGATGAAAGCAGGACTTTTGGCTCGTATCATGGCCTATGCCGGAGCAGTCACCGTGGAGCGTACCTGGAGAGAGAAAGGCAAATCAATAAAACGCGAAGTGAACCCTAACGATACGGAAAACATCGGGAAGGCGCTGGACGATGGCTGGGTGATCACCTTTCCGCAGGGAACAACCAAACCTTTCAAACCTATTCGGAAGGGAACTGCGCATATCATCAAGAATCATAAACCGCTTGTGATCCCGATCGTTATTGATGGCTTCCGACGATCTTTTGACAAAAAAGGACTGCGTATCAAAAAGCGGGGAATTCTGCAGAGTTTCCAGATCAAACCGCCTTTGGAGATCGATTATGAAAATGACTCTATTGAAGAGATCGTGGAAAAACTGGAATTTGCGATTGAGCAGCACCCAAGTTTCCTGAAAGTGATCCCTACGGAAGAGATCAAGGCCATGGAAGAACTGAACGAACAGCGCCGCTGGGGCTACTAAAATTACATTTCTAGTTTCTTGAGTTCCCGGTAATTTCTCTGAAGTCTTTTCAGTAAAATTCCGTAGATCAGGCGGTAAATACACCAAACGATCAGCAGGAACACGCCTAAAATCAAGATGATCGCCCCGATGAACAGTAGCCACTGGTTGGTTTCAAACTGCATATTGCTTCCTGGTTCCGCGGTCATGGTTTGCATATGGTGGCGAATGACCAGGAATAAGCCTACCAGGAACGAAATGCCGCTGGAAATCAGTACGAAAGCGATGTAGAATTTAACGGTTTTACGCGTTTTCAAGATGTCTTCCATCAATTTCTTTGCAGTGGCATTGGCCGAAATTCGACGATAGTTCGTGTAGAATTTATAGATAAAATAAAAGGTGATCGCGTAACTGATAATGTAGACGACAATCGAAAATTCGGTCATATCAAATTCCCGCATCTTTTCCCAGTACTCATCATCGGCGAGCACCAGGTTTAGAATCGTTCCCAGAAGGAATTCAAGTATACTGATGATGAATATCCATTTAACGATGGAAGAACTGCGCTTCCATAGCATTTTGTATATTTCGTCATAGGAGAGATGGGGCAGGGTCTTGTCCTGCTTTTTCCAATCCTTTTTTAACAGATCTAATTCATCCATGTGTCCTACGGATTAATAATGTTCTTTAGTTTTGTTTTCACCCTGTTCATTTTCACTCGTGCGTTCACCTCAGTAATTCCGAGGGTTTCAGCTATTTCGGCATAATTTCGATCTTCCAAGTACAGAAAGACCAGGGCCTTGTCAATATCATTCAGTTGCTTGATCGCGTCGTACATCAGTTTCAGGTTCTGTTCAATTTGCCCGTCATATTCTTCTGCTTTGATCCTGAAATGCACCGTATCATAATCCTGCGTTTTAATGTTGCGTTTTTTCTTTCGATACAGCGTGATGGCCGTGTTCAGCGCTACCCTGTACATCCAGGTACTAAATTTGGAATCTCCCCGGAACTTTGGGTAAGCTTTCCAGAGCTGAATCGTGATCTCCTGGAAAAGATCATTGTGCGAGTCCTGATCATCTGTATAGATCCGGCAAATCTTATGCGCAATGTTCTGATGTTTTTCCAGTTTTTTTACGAACTGATGTTCTAATTCTTTATTCACAATTCTTCTGGTTGGCCTTAATAGGTAGTGAATTTTCCTACTATGTTACAAAAAACTTTAATTTAAAGTTAATCGCTCGTTCAGCGCGTAACGAATTGGTAAATTTGATTAAAACCAACCTTTTTATGAATATCCCAAGCACCGAATTACCGAGAATCGTAATAATTGGAGGAGGTTTTGCCGGAATGGCACTGGCCCGCAAACTACTCAAAGAAGACGTCCAGATGGTTTTACTGGATCGGCATAACTACCATACTTTTCAACCGTTGTTATACCAGGTTTCCACCTCGGGTCTTGAGCCAGATTCCATTGCCTATCCACTTCGGAAGATCACGCGCAACAGTAAGAACTGTTTTTTTCGAATGGCCGAAGTAAAATCGATCGAAGCAGAAACCAATACCATTCATACCAATATCGGGGAACTGATATATGATTACCTGGTGATCGCGACGGGATCGAAGACCAATTTCTTCGGAAATGACAGCATCGAGGAAAACGGGATGTGGATGAAAACCGTTCCGCAGGCATTGAATATTCGGAGTTTGATCCTGGAAAATCTCGAACAGGCCACGATTACGGAGGATCCTGAAGAGCGGAAAGCGCTTCTGAATTTTGTACTCGCCGGAGCCGGGCCAACGGGTGTGGAGTTGAGTGGAGCCATCGCCGAACTTCGGAATAATATCCTTCCGAAGGATTATCCAGACCTGAATCCCGCCGAAATGAACATTCACTTACTGGAGGGCATGGATCGTGTTTTGCCGCCAATGAGTGAACAGGCCTCTCGAAAAGCACAAAAGTTTCTGGAAGAACTGGGTGTTAAAATTCACCTGAATACGATGGTAAAGAATTATGACGGCCACCTGGTGACCACGAATACCGATCTTGCCATCAAGAGTGAAACCTTTATCTGGTCTGCCGGAGTGACCGGGGCGCCGGTAAAAGGTCTGAATGCCTCAGCAATGGTAGAAAAAGCCAATCGTTACGAAGTAAACGTTTTCAACCAGGTGAATGGCTACGACACGGTTTTTGCTATTGGAGATATTGCTCTTATGAAAACAGAGGAGTACCCAAAAGGACATCCCATGGTTGCCCAACCCGCTATCCAGCAGGGGAAACATCTTGCAAAAAATTTAAAAAAGCTGATCAAAGGAGAGAAACTGGAACCTTTTGAATATTTTGATAAAGGAACCATGGCCACAGTTGGTCGCAACCGGGCCGTGGTTGATCTTCATAAATGGAAATTCTCCGGCTTTTTCGCCTGGTTCGTCTGGATGTTCATTCACCTTTGGTTCCTTATTGGTTTCAGAAACAGGATCGTGACCTTCTTTAACTGGACGTATAACTATATCAATTTTGATAAAGCGGCACGCCTCATCATCAGGCCCTTTAAGGGGCATGAAAAAAGCATGGAGATCGAGAGGGATAAGGTGTAAATTTACCTGTTCTCCTTAATGTATTTATTGTAATCGCTCGCCAGGCTGGTCTTTTGGTTCTCTGTAAGAGCTTTACCGGCCATCTGGAAAACTTCCTGTTCTTCTTCATCTAAATGATGGATCAACTGGTGTTCCAGGTCTTTGGCGATCTTCAGCCAATTAGAAGCATCCATTTCGGTGTCTTCCAGCTGCTCTACCAGCTCATCCATTTCATGGTGTTCTGCAACACTGTGACGTGCCTTTTCCTGTGTAAGATCCTTCTGAATAAGCGGCACATAGAAGAAACGCTCTTCCGCGTCAGCATGAATCTCCAGTTCGTGCTTTAATATTTTGAAAAGTTTTTTTCGCTCCTCGGTATCTCCGTGTGTTTCAATAAGTTTTTGTATCAAATCACGCTGGATCTCATGTTCCTGGCGCAATGCTTCAAAAATGGTCATAGTAATAGTTTCTTGATTAGCTTTCAAGATATTCATTTTAATGTTAAAGATTTTTTAATTTTCGGAAAGGAAATCAACAATTGCGGTTTTGTAGAACGATTCAGTACGAGATTTTGACAATTCAGTAAAGCCTTTTTTCCGAAGCCTGAAAATTAATTCACATTCGCAGTACAATTGAAGCTCATGAAATTTATCCTGAAAATATTGAAAATCAGTTTAGTCGTTTCGCTGGTCGTCATCGCGCTGGACACGACATTCAACGGTTTTCGTTACCATAAAATGCTGGAACCTGCCTATTGGGGCACTTATTTTTTCTATTCATTCGTCATAACTTTTCTAAACAGTCTGTTTTTCTGGCAATATGGAAAAAGAGTAGGATGGGAGAACGCCAATTTGAAGAAGGTGGCCATGGCCAGTTTTGGCTCCATCGTTTTGACGCTTTCCGGTTTTTTCTTTTGCAGGCTGGTAGACAAAACCATTTTCAATAATCAGGCACTGGATGATTTTCTAGCGGAAGAAAGCATCAGCTATTATTTTTTTCCGTTGTTGTTTACCACGATCGTCGCGCTGGGATTTCACCTGTTCTACTTTTATAAAGCACTTCAGGACAAAAAGGTTAAGGAGCAGAAGATCATTGCCGGGACTGCTTCGGCCAAATTCGATGCCTTGAAAAATCAGCTGGATCCTCATTTTCTGTTTAACAGCTTAAATGTTCTGAGTTCCCTGATAGAAGAAAACCCAGCTATGGCGCAGCGATTTACCAGTTCTCTTTCTAAAATTTATCGCTATGTTTTGGAGCAGAAGAATAAAGAACTGGTGAGCCTGGAAGAGGAGATCAAATTTGCCAGAACTTATTCAGAATTACTCAAAGTGCGTTTCGAGGAAGGACTGATCTTTGAAATTCCTGATCAAATCAAAAATCCGGAAGCCAAAATCGTTCCCCTTTCCCTGCAGTTACTGCTCGAAAATACGATCAAACACAACCAGGTATCTGCCCAGTCGCCCTTAAGAATCCGCATTATGGAAGAAGAAGGTCAGCTAATCATTGCCAATAATCTCCAGCCGAAGGAAATTCTTAAAAAAGGGAGCGGAGTAGGCCTGGCCAATATTAAAGCCCGCTACGACCTGGTGACGCACCGGCAGGTAACGATTACCACAACTGCCACCGAATTTAAAGTGGCATTACCACTACTAACTAAAATCACTATTATGGAAGCACCAAGCATTCAGGATCAGTACGAAGCTGATTCTTATCTAAGAGCTAAGGAAATGGTTAAAAATCAACGTGCATTTTACGGAAACCTTACCGCTTACTGCATCATTATTCCAGCCCTGGCAATCATCAATTTTCTAACTACCAGCTTTTACTGGTTCTTCTTCCCAATGCTGGGTTGGGGGCTGGGATTGCTATTCCACGGGATGGCCGCTTTCGAATGGAGCCCATTCCTAGGTAAAGACTGGGAACGTCGCAAGATCGAAGAGATCATTAAAAAAGAAAAATTTCAAAATCATACAGGTCATGGAAAAAACTAATCAGAAATATCTGGAAGCCCAGAAACGCGTCAAAGAATTGCGGGAATTCTATAATCATCTTTTTACCTTCATCGTAATCAACATCTTGTTAGCCGGTATTAATTACTACACGAATGAATGGGCTTATCCCTGGTTTCTCTGGGCAACTTTCGGCTGGGGAATAGGTCTGGCTTTTGACGCCATGAAAACCTTTAGGTTGAATCCAGTATTCAATAAAGAATGGGAAGAGCGCAAGATCCGGGAATATATGGAAAAAGACAATCAAAAGCGCTGGGAATAGATGACTGCAATTATAATTGAAGACGAAAGACCCGCGGCCAGAAGACTGCAGCGCATGCTAGGCAGGATCGGTCTGGAAACCGATGTTATGTTACACTCGGTTGCAGAAGCGGTGAACTGGCTTTCGGCCAATAAGGATCCCGATCTCATTTTCCTGGATATCCAGCTGAGCGACGGGGTTTCTTTTGAAATTTTTGAACACGTAAAAGTCCAGAGCGCGATTATTTTTACCACCGCCTACGACGAATATGCGTTGCAGGCCTTTAAAGTAAATAGTATAGATTACCTGCTGAAACCTATTGATGAAGAAGAACTGAAAGCGGCTATCGAAAAATACCAGACCAATTTCGAAAAACGGAGTGAGCAGGTAGAAGTGGGAAAACTTCAGGAACTACTGGGATTGAAATCTTCTAAAACCTATCGTAACCGTTTCACTGCACAGGTTGGCCAGCATTTGAAACTGATCAATACTTCGGAAATTTCCTGTTTTTATTCAGAAAATAAAGCTACTTACATTCAGAGCCAGGGCGGCCGGAATTACCTGTTAGATCAATCTCTGGAAAATTTGGAGAAAGAGCTGGATCCTGAAGTTTTCTTCCGTGTAAGCCGAAAACACATCATCAACATCAGGGCGATCGAAGACATTATTTCGTATACTAATTCCCGACTGGAATTAAAGCTGGCAGGTCACACAGATTCCCAGGTTATCGTAAGCCGGGAACGGGTTAAAGACTTCAAAACCTGGCTGGAACACTGATAAAAACTGTTAAAATAGCACTTCTCTAAAACCGGGGATCAGAACTCTACGTATATCTAGATACAAATACCTATTTGTAAAACTTTTTTGGTCAGATTGACGATTTGAGTTTTTGATTTTTTTGGTTGGTTAAACGTCTGAAGTGGCAACCTCCCCCCGGAGAGTCCTTCGGGCGTTTATGAGAAAAGCCCGGAGGGATCCGGGCTTTTCATTTGGTATAATTTGAGCTTATGGTGTTGCAGCAACCGCTCCCAGAACATATAATTGTTCCATGGTAGGCGCATCGCTTCCACCTTCAGGTTCCAGTGTAATACCGAATGCTTCTGATTCGTTCGCATTATCCAGTTGGAAAAT contains the following coding sequences:
- a CDS encoding stage II sporulation protein M is translated as MREAAFVRQNKDKWGKYESILQNKNRIAPEELSGIYIELSDDLSYAKTYYSGSNTVAYLNGLASAAHQKIYKNKKESGNRFVKFYTKEFPLHFYRFRHQLWLSFAIFALFTLIGAYSAATNGAFVRSILGDAYVNMTLENIANQDPMAVYKQAAQTDMFLGITINNIRVALTTFSFGVLAGLGSVYLLMQNAVMLGSFQYFFYDKGLLWESARTIWIHGTIEISVIIIAGCAGLVVGRGILFPGTYSRLKSFMMAIKDGLKIVMSTIPFFIVAGFLEGFVTRMTSMPDWLAILIISSSLMLILFYYVYYPIYLHKRTENDQRTYQV
- a CDS encoding CoA pyrophosphatase gives rise to the protein MPLPGEQAQLKLAPMMRIEELKSIDIARRNPNEAAVMAVFYPDAGETNFVLILRKTYKGVHYNQVGFPGGRVEAEDQDLSHTALRETEEEVGIPRHQIQVLRALTRLYIPPSNFWVYPFLGIMEEKPALVPQETEVEEILEVRLADFLSDATLVEQRLTTSYATNINVPAYKLNEQIVWGATGMMLSEIREMLRKV
- a CDS encoding RDD family protein, whose protein sequence is MDNFQIETAQNISIEQNIAGIGERILAFIVDATIIAAYFIIAMVVMGAVGESSTMIMYMVLGLPALLYFILWESLWNGKTPGKALLQIQVVRKDGSRPSFSNYLVRWLLRIIDISLSSGAVAVVCILFNGKGQRLGDIAAGTTVINLRRKYSISSTLMTEVSKNYVPKYPQVTVLSDKDIQEVKALYTRARSRNEHHIILNLSDRLAEVLDVRFEERPMEFVKRVIDDYNYYTQQ
- a CDS encoding hemerythrin domain-containing protein; the protein is MTIFEALRQEHEIQRDLIQKLIETHGDTEERKKLFKILKHELEIHADAEERFFYVPLIQKDLTQEKARHSVAEHHEMDELVEQLEDTEMDASNWLKIAKDLEHQLIHHLDEEEQEVFQMAGKALTENQKTSLASDYNKYIKENR
- a CDS encoding lysophospholipid acyltransferase family protein encodes the protein MGLFKKNPFGHYLILKKWLIRVFGVLTHRRYRGFNELQIEGSEIIKNLPATNVLFVSNHQTYFADVTAMFHVFNASLSGRVDSIKNIGYIWQPKMNIYYVAAKETMKAGLLARIMAYAGAVTVERTWREKGKSIKREVNPNDTENIGKALDDGWVITFPQGTTKPFKPIRKGTAHIIKNHKPLVIPIVIDGFRRSFDKKGLRIKKRGILQSFQIKPPLEIDYENDSIEEIVEKLEFAIEQHPSFLKVIPTEEIKAMEELNEQRRWGY
- a CDS encoding RNA polymerase sigma factor — encoded protein: MNKELEHQFVKKLEKHQNIAHKICRIYTDDQDSHNDLFQEITIQLWKAYPKFRGDSKFSTWMYRVALNTAITLYRKKKRNIKTQDYDTVHFRIKAEEYDGQIEQNLKLMYDAIKQLNDIDKALVFLYLEDRNYAEIAETLGITEVNARVKMNRVKTKLKNIINP
- a CDS encoding 2TM domain-containing protein; translation: MEKTNQKYLEAQKRVKELREFYNHLFTFIVINILLAGINYYTNEWAYPWFLWATFGWGIGLAFDAMKTFRLNPVFNKEWEERKIREYMEKDNQKRWE
- a CDS encoding NAD(P)/FAD-dependent oxidoreductase produces the protein MNIPSTELPRIVIIGGGFAGMALARKLLKEDVQMVLLDRHNYHTFQPLLYQVSTSGLEPDSIAYPLRKITRNSKNCFFRMAEVKSIEAETNTIHTNIGELIYDYLVIATGSKTNFFGNDSIEENGMWMKTVPQALNIRSLILENLEQATITEDPEERKALLNFVLAGAGPTGVELSGAIAELRNNILPKDYPDLNPAEMNIHLLEGMDRVLPPMSEQASRKAQKFLEELGVKIHLNTMVKNYDGHLVTTNTDLAIKSETFIWSAGVTGAPVKGLNASAMVEKANRYEVNVFNQVNGYDTVFAIGDIALMKTEEYPKGHPMVAQPAIQQGKHLAKNLKKLIKGEKLEPFEYFDKGTMATVGRNRAVVDLHKWKFSGFFAWFVWMFIHLWFLIGFRNRIVTFFNWTYNYINFDKAARLIIRPFKGHEKSMEIERDKV
- a CDS encoding peptidylprolyl isomerase encodes the protein MLLFIFASCEDKESSSKKEPELTAKERAEQRKQDSIQHYRDSLFKARKAELKEEHEVTKIEKNPMFPIAQEELIPTLTKYGKENPETRIRIKTEYGNIDVQLYRDTPLHRANFIMLVKNGYFDDTVFHRVAPGFVIQGGNSDSQSTATMRGQVGDYLIPNELEPGHTHSYGAFSMAKYAEQNISKASSPFEFFIVMAKNGTPHLNDEHTVLGRVVSGMDVAEKISQVKTGESEWPIRDIHMDIEILD
- a CDS encoding LytR/AlgR family response regulator transcription factor, with product MTAIIIEDERPAARRLQRMLGRIGLETDVMLHSVAEAVNWLSANKDPDLIFLDIQLSDGVSFEIFEHVKVQSAIIFTTAYDEYALQAFKVNSIDYLLKPIDEEELKAAIEKYQTNFEKRSEQVEVGKLQELLGLKSSKTYRNRFTAQVGQHLKLINTSEISCFYSENKATYIQSQGGRNYLLDQSLENLEKELDPEVFFRVSRKHIINIRAIEDIISYTNSRLELKLAGHTDSQVIVSRERVKDFKTWLEH
- a CDS encoding 2TM domain-containing protein, with the translated sequence MKFILKILKISLVVSLVVIALDTTFNGFRYHKMLEPAYWGTYFFYSFVITFLNSLFFWQYGKRVGWENANLKKVAMASFGSIVLTLSGFFFCRLVDKTIFNNQALDDFLAEESISYYFFPLLFTTIVALGFHLFYFYKALQDKKVKEQKIIAGTASAKFDALKNQLDPHFLFNSLNVLSSLIEENPAMAQRFTSSLSKIYRYVLEQKNKELVSLEEEIKFARTYSELLKVRFEEGLIFEIPDQIKNPEAKIVPLSLQLLLENTIKHNQVSAQSPLRIRIMEEEGQLIIANNLQPKEILKKGSGVGLANIKARYDLVTHRQVTITTTATEFKVALPLLTKITIMEAPSIQDQYEADSYLRAKEMVKNQRAFYGNLTAYCIIIPALAIINFLTTSFYWFFFPMLGWGLGLLFHGMAAFEWSPFLGKDWERRKIEEIIKKEKFQNHTGHGKN